The following coding sequences lie in one Benincasa hispida cultivar B227 chromosome 6, ASM972705v1, whole genome shotgun sequence genomic window:
- the LOC120080471 gene encoding uncharacterized protein LOC120080471: MVKSSALFHASNFFIRSTFMPSSITLTLFLLPSNLNHLHRFAFRNSLSPLSPRRLSTTSTPFPLQYEMIINRPSYPPPPHQNRRTPTRIRSDNSPEFDSSEDPTSEMGFESWVDRKLISESETISGKEGVVMDKAMRKYYNKRRKRMYGSDSDEDNKTQDEGFVELKPEVVEFNTLHKREEELFFYDAFAYPWEKDKHYKMVYQLEKKYFPDEGLDKAFLGPGESNVEVNEQTKGRKGVKKGVGVEPEMKVKVTHGMDDKGLVFFDEGKPENENKGSVKDVTEKKVEEFFKCLKKVPAKDSEIGPTEPYLLTRHTELPAKWDSPCGTVVLLNKPKGWTSFTVCGKLRRLVKVKKVGHAGTLDPMATGLLIVCVGKATKLVERYQGMIKSYSGVFRLGEATSTWDADSPVIQREPWEHIKDGDIKKAAASFCGEIWQVPPMFSAIKVGGEKMYEKARRGESIELSPRRISIFKFDIERSLDDRQNLIFRVTCSKGTYIRSLCADLGKVLGSCAHLTALRRDSIGQYLADDAWEFKELEDAITKGYF; the protein is encoded by the exons ATGGTGAAATCATCTGCTCTGTTTCATGCTTCCAATTTCTTCATTCGCTCTACATTCATGCCTTCTTCCATAACACTCACTCTCTTCCTTCTACCCTCAAACCTCAACCATCTCCACAGGTTTGCCTTTCGCAATTCACTCTCTCCTTTATCGCCTCGAAGATTATCCACCACTTCCACCCCTTTCCCTCTGCAATACGAAATGATCATCAACCGACCGTCTTATCCTCCGCCGCCCCATCAGAATCGAAGAACACCCACCAGAATCCGCTCCGACAACTCTCCCGAGTTTGACTCCTCCGAGGATCCCACTTCCGAAATGGGGTTCGAGAGCTGGGTGGATCGGAAGCTTATATCCGAGAGTGAAACTATTTCTGGTAAGGAAGGCGTGGTTATGGATAAGGCTATGAGGAAATACTATAATAAAAGAAGGAAGAGGATGTATGGGTCTGATTCTGATGAAGATAATAAGACACAGGACGAGGGATTTGTGGAATTAAAGCCTGAGGTGGTCGAGTTTAATACGTTGCATAAGAGAGAGGAGGAATTGTTCTTCTATGACGCTTTTGCTTATCCGTGGGAGAAAGATAAGCAttacaaaatggtgtatcagttggagaaaaaatattttcctgaTGAAGGTCTTGACAAGGCTTTTTTGGGACCTGGAGAGTCAAATGTGGAAGTGAATGAACAGACAAAGGGAAGGaaaggggtgaaaaagggagtTGGGGTTGAGCCCGAAATGAAAGTGAAGGTCACCCATGGCATGGATGACAAAGGGTTAGTTTTCTTTGATGAGGGGAAACCAGAAAACGAGAACAAAGGGTCGGTGAAAGATGTGACAGAGAAGAAGGTGGAGGAGTTCTTCAAGTGTTTGAAGAAAGTTCCTGCTAAAGATTCTGAGATTGGTCCGACGGAGCCATATCTTTTGACGAGGCATACGGAGCTCCCTGCCAAATGGGATAGTCCTTGTGGGACAGTGGTTTTGCTGAACAAACCGAAAG GGTGGACTTCATTTACGGTATGTGGAAAACTTCGGCGCCTAGTCAAAGTGAAAAAG GTAGGTCATGCAGGTACTCTTGATCCTATGGCTACTGGTTTGTTGATAGTGTGTGTTGGTAAAGCGACGAAGTTGGTTGAAAG ATATCAAGGTATGATTAAGAGCTACAGTGGAGTTTTCCGTTTAGGTGAGGCTACTTCAACTTGGGATGCTGATTCACCG GTAATTCAACGAGAGCCTTGGGAGCACATCAAAGATGGTGACATAAAAAAAGCTGCTGCTTCTTTTTGTGGGGAAATCTGGCAAGTTCCTCCCATGTTTTCTGCCATTAAA GTCGGAGGTGAGAAGATGTATGAGAAAGCAAGAAGAGGAGAAAGTATTGAGCTTTCTCCAAGACGAATATCAATCTTCAAATTTGATATTGAACGTAGTTTAGATGACAG gcaaaatttgatttttcgaGTAACATGCTCTAAAGGAACATACATTCGATCACTTTGTGCAGATCTTGGGAAGGTCCTTGGCAG TTGTGCCCATCTAACTGCACTTCGAAGGGATTCAATAG